agaaacatccatcacagtgagtctcctccagtcctctcctcactgtgatggaaggccacaatgtcttttcccttcccctgccgtcttctcccgcggtcaggctgttgtggttccaggccgcgctggacggtccgcagcgggccgacccaagccccgcgatccggggcgggcgaacatgctgccgctgttgctgcacgtcggggcggtcggggcggtcgtggctcccgacattgaagcccccagcagagaaaaatcccgcggcctattttaggccgcgccggacagtgaaatgtccgcgacccaagccccgcgatccgggacgggcgaacacgctgccgctgccggagctcccgatgtcggcatccacgcggcccgagcctaaggcgagtcgcagccgctcccgcagcctccgaagacggccggctccgctgatggtaagtccgatccgcgggctctgcaaaccagagccctggaggctgccagctccaggagttgggccgatggtaggccgcagcaggaacggagacgacacccagaaaacaaaggtcgggtctccgttcggaagggacacatatatcatatcatatcatatcatatatatacagccggaaacaggccttttcggccctccaagtccgtgccgcccagcgatccccgcacattaacattatcctacacccactagggacaattttttacatttacccagccaattaacctacatacctgtacgtctttggagtgtgggaggaaaccgaagatctcggagaaatatttacaattttacagttccccccctcccccccccccccccacacccacacccacacccacacatagtacacaaacacaaaaacacaacatcacatcgacaattaagacacaaaaaaacaacaaaacacaaagacaaatggaccgcaggtaagccgcagctgctatggcagcgccgttATGAAATAATAATGGGTTATAGCAAGAGCCATGGGAGCAGCaggggtggtacagcggtagagttgctgccttacagcgccaaagacctgggtcctgactatgggtactatctgtgcggagtttgtacgttctccctgtgaccacatgggtttttccgggtgctcttcccacattccaaagatgtacaggtttgtcggttaattggcattggttaaaaatgtaaattgtccctagtatgtaggatagtgttagtgcacagggtgatcgctggcagGTGTggagtgggccgcagggcctgtttccgcccagtatctctaaagtctacaagtTTAAAGAGATATTATTACAAATAATGTCCTGCTTTGAAGGAGGTAATTTCTTTTAACTTATTTACGAGGCATGGAAGTTGCAAAGCTGATGTTCATAGTTGATCTCTATTGTGCTGTAGCCAAGAGGCCTAATAGTCCTTTTTAGATGACCGCAAAGAATGGATCTTCTGTGGCATGAGACCAGACTGAACAGGGACAGCAAATTTCTAATGCACATTAATGAACGAATGCTTTTTTTTCAATGAAAGTATGGTAATTTTACTGTGATCATAACTAATATCAACTCTTTATGCTGGATTTGTTTCAATGAACTGAATTTAAACTGCTGAGTTGCTAAGGTGGGATTTAAATGTATGTTACCATACCTTGTGCTCTGGACATCTAACCTCGCGGTATAAGTAATGCACAATGACGCGCCACCATATGGAATACACATTTCACCTGCAATATCTTCGCATGTTGGTCCTGCAATACATCAGTTCAATGTCAACATGAATCAGTTCCAACGATGCCATGTTTTTCAGGGTCTTGCTCTTTGTCAGTATTTTGAAAAACAAAGAATAATCTTTTCGGGCATGAAAGTGATTGAACTGGGTGCAGGCACTGGAATAGTGGGAATCTTGGCAGTCCTACTAGGTAAGTTCGTGGAGTTTAAAGGTATGATTTTCCTTTTTAATTAATTAGGTGATGATTAAGCCTTCCAAAGGGGGGAAATTGGGATCATTTAATTTTCTTTAtcatgaaaaataaataatattttacaGTTGTTTCCATTCCCATTCAAGCACCATCTTAACTATCACTATTAATTCCAAAAGTCCTCCAACTATTTTCATAGCACATAATTCAATGAGACATCTTTCAGAGTGACAGTGGAATGGGACAGAGTACTTACTTCATTGGCCTAGGAATCATCCCATTTACTTGTATTCAATATTCATAGAGacaaacagcaaggaaacaggcccttcgacccaccgaatcccAGCCATCCATAatgcacccatttacaccaatcctaaactaatcccattttattttccccacattcccatcaatgctCCCCAGTTTTAACCACTCATGTTTACACACAGGGCATTTTATTGTGGCCAATTAGTCTATccttctgcatgtctttgggatgcgggaggatacCAGAGTACTGGGGAGAACAGACAGAATCCAGTGAATAATGAAGGTAATCAATATCTTTGGAAGCCTTTGGGAAGAGAAATCCTTGGACAGAATGGGCAAAATAGCAGAAATTGCTGTGGAAGATGCCTTTGTTGGACGTGAGATGGCACCAAAGCATATTGGAGTCTCATGTTCTTTGGCAAAGTCTATCAATCTTGCATTCGGCAACTATTTCGTCAGGAAGAAatataagaactgcagatgctggtacaaatcgaaggtatttattcacaaaatgctggagtaactcagcaggtcaggcagcatctcaggagagaaggaatgggtgacgtttcgggtcgagacccttcttcagtctgaagaagggtcttgacccgaaacgtcacccattccttctctcctgcgatgctgcctgacctgctgagttactccagcattttgtgaataaataccttcgtcagGAGGAAATATCACTGGGTCTCCAGCTGAGATGACCTGAAGATGTAAAAGGTGCCACATAAAAACATGCTTATTTTTAAAATCCTCACCTCAAAATTATTTCTGCTTAATGCCAGAATATTCCGCATGGACAAAGATGGAAAACGTACCAATGAGCTCCATTGCGGATTAAAGTGTACTCTTCAGAATCCCCACTCATTTGGCTTTTTGGCAACTTAACCTCCATGTAAAAGCCCACACAGGCTGGCCtacattctccagaaatgcctgcTGAGGTATTCCCTGCGGACCGGCTCAGAAAGTGGACGTCAGCCAGCAACTAGATGTGCGTCAACACTGGGCTACCACTGATTCAGTCACCAGCAGGCTCAATGATTTACTTCTAGACTCCAGGGTTCATCGTAAACCTGAGATTCAATTCATTTACTCTTTCCTGCAACAgatttcctttttctctttttattgAAGACTAAGGTTGAGCATTGGATTGTTATTTAGCTCTGGTCCCCAGTACAgatttgcctttttttttttcaGGAGGCGATGTAACAATCACAGACCGACCAAATGTGTTGAAACAAATAGAACACAATGTTTCTGCCAGCATTCCTGCTTCCTGCAGAAATCGGGTAAATATCCGTGCCCTATCATGGGGTCTTGATCATACTCAGTTTCCTACTGACTACGACTTCATCCTGGGAGGTGAAATCGTCTACTTTGCAAAGACCTATCCTTTATTATTAAAGACTCTACAGCATCTCAGCAGTGAAAGAACTATCATTTACCTGGCTTCCAAAATGTGGCAGGACTTTCAGATCAATAGTTTCTACGAGGAAATTCTACCAAAACATTTTAATTGCCAACTCGTTAACAGAAACGAAGAGGATGACATCAACGTGTACAAAGTGACCAAAAAAATCCCAAGTTCTGGGGATCAGCCAGTAACATAGAAAGAAAAGTCTGTTCATCACATTATAAGACTCTTGGGATTCCTAAGGATGTTTTTCTAACATTAACCACATAAAAAAAGTCAGTTTGAAGAAATGTTTCTTTGACTTCTTTTATTGAATGTGTTTTTCTCTGAATGTTGGACATTTTTCACACCATCTCCTGAAGATATGAGGATGCAAGAGGCTGCAACTGTCTGATACATTATCCAAGGGCCATTCTTTATATCTGAGACTACACTGTGGCATCTGGCTATTACATTTTGTTGCAGCTTTTATCTAACATCATCTCACATCAGTTATGTCAGTACACGTCATTAGACTTGTGTCTGGTATTGGGAATATGATTTCATTCCCCTCCGTTGAAGCTCACCGAAATGATCTAATCTGCCTGGCCACGATTAGCTCGCAAATTAGTGTTCACTCAGTAAATTTGAGGCTTTATTAATTCATATGGAGAGGCAATTTTCAGCAATATAGTGCTGTAATTAATGAAGCCATTAGAATGGAGGAGTCTGCAGACGATTTGGTCCCAATATTATAAAAATTCAATGGAGGCAAAGCTACAAATTAAATACTGGAATGATGCTAGAATGGCAGGGTTATACCAATCAGCAAAGCTTAATCAGATCAGGGCTCTTTAATCCAGAAAAGAGAAAACTGAGAGGTTGCCtgataatgtaggaaaataactgcagatgctggaacaaatcgaaggtatttatttattcacaaaatgctggagtaactcagcaggtcaggcagcatctcaggagagaaggaatgggtgacgtttcgggttgagatccttcttcagactgatgtcagggggcgggacaaaggaaggatataggtggagacaggaagatagaggtagaactaggaagggggaggggaagagagggacagaggaactatctaaagtgggagaagtcaatgttcataccactgggctgcaagctgcccaagcgaaatatgaggtgctgttcctccaatttccagtgggcctcactatggcactggaggaggcccatgatagaaaggtcagactgggagtgggagggggagttgaagtgctcagccaccgggagatcaggttggttaaggcggactgagcgaagatgttgagcgaaacgatcgctgagcctgcgtttggtttcgccaatgtaaagaagttgacatctagagcagcggatacaatagatgaggttggaggaggtgcaggtgaacctttgtctcacctggaaagactgtttaggtccttggatggagttgaggggggaggtaaagggacaggtgttgcatctcctgcggttgctggggaaagtgcctggggttgggtaggaaggaacgagtggaccagggagttatgaagGGAACGGTCTCCGTGGAAcgctgaaaggggaggggatgggaagatgtgggaggtgacggaaatgttggaggatgatttgctggctgatggggtggaaggtgagaacgagggggattcagtCCTtgtttacgaatggggggagggggagcaagagtggagctgcgggatgtagaagagaccctagtgatatcctcatctataatgagagaggggaagccccatttcctgaagaatgaggatatctctgatgccctaatgtgaaaacacctcatcccgggcgcagatgcggcataggcggaggaattgggagtaggggatagactttttgcaggagacagggtgggaagaagtgtggactaaatagctatgcgagtcagtgggtttatagtggatgtcagtcactactgtgtctcctgtgatggagatggtgagttccagaaatggtagggagatgttggagatagtccaagtatatttaagagcaggatggaaattggtggtgaaatgtataaagtcagtgagttctgcatgggtacaagagtactgcaccaatgcagtcgtcaatgtagcggaggtagagtttgcggatggggccagtgtacgtccggaacagggattgttcaacgtacccgacaaagaggcaggcgtagctagggcccatgcgagtgcccatagctacgcctctggtttggaggaagtgggaggagtcaaaggagaagttgttaagggtaacaACCAgccctgctaggcggaggagagtgttggtcgatggggattggctggttctacggtcgaggaagaaacggagggcttcaaaaccatccttgtgggggatggaagtgtagagtgactggacatccatggtgaagatgagggagtgggggcctggaaaccggaagttatcgaggagatggagagcatgtgaggtgtcttggacgtaggtggggatggatttgaccagcggggataggatggagtcgaggtaggtggaaataagttcggtgggacatgagcaggcagaaacaatgggtctgccaggatagttctgtttatggattttaggtaggaggtagaatcgggccgtgcggggctggggaacgatatgtttggaggcactggggggtagatgtccggaaatggtgaggttcgtgatggtgctgatgattaaggtctggtgctcattggtgaggtcatggtccagggataagtaggaggaggtgtctgagagttctcgtctggcctcagtccggtagaggtcagcacaccagactaccacagcacctcccttgtcagcgggtttgatgacaaagtcagggttgttgcggagtgagcggagggctgcacgttcaggaggggagaggttagagtgagtcaggggagtggagaatttgaggcggttaatgtcacgcctcaagtgagggtagttggccaaccgggggggtccaagaggagggggtctgttggagatgggagaaggggtcatcagtggggggtgaggactccttcccatagaaaaaggctcggaggcggaggcggcggaagaagagctccacgtcatggcggacccggaactcgttgatgtgggggcggagcggaacaaaggtaaggcctctgctgaggacagaccgttcggtgtctgaaagggggaggtcaggggggatggtgaacacccggcaagtgtggggttggggttggatggaggcaggggggcaggtggagggggaggggatgtatggtgagggtgtggtgggttaacagagcagaggggggcatgaggaccaatGTGGGGAGTAGTTAAGGTCGcctgggtggagggggaagggggagacccagtggaaaccttgctgtggttccctgtagtggggggtgggcagtaggacccagcggtgctgtgggactctgcttggtgggggctgtgggctcagtgcggtgtctgtgggctgggtggagctgcgacctgctgctggtcctgggagccgggtacagcgatGGCTGCTGGGCCTGGCAGCCGGGTACAGCGATGGCTGCGCCCTTCCTGCTGGTCCTGGCAGCCGGGTACAGCGATGGCTGCGTCCTTCCTGCTGGtcctgggagccgggtacagcgatggctgctgggcctgggagccgggtacagcgatGGCTGCTGGGCCTGGCAGCCGAGTACAGCGATGGCTGCGTCCTTCCTGCTGGtcctgggagccgggtacagcgacggctgcgacctgctgctgggcggtggagcggcgcgggtcgacACAGTCGCTGGAGGAGGCCCGCGGGGAACTGGAGCgcgggtaagtggcggtcggcccggtcagTGGATGGCCGGGGAGGACGTCGGTAGCAGCGGCGATGAAGAGGTCTGGAAGTTCGGTGGCAGTGGCAGTGAAGAGGCCTTGGTGGTCGGCGGCagtggccccggggaggcggcggatattttgcttgggcagcttgcagcccagcggtatgaacattgacttctccaactttagatagttcctctgtccctctcttcccctcccccttcacagttctccctctatctacctgtctccacctatatccttcctttgtcccgccctcccctgacatcagtctgaagaagggtctcgacccgaaacgtcgcccattccttctctcctgagatgctacctgacctgctgagttactccagcattttgtgaataaataccttcggttgcctgataatggTCTTTAAGAATATGGGAGATGTTTGACAGGTTGGCTTAAAGAAGAACAAATTGCGGTTAAGACAATCACAAATAAATTCAATAGGGATTCAAAAGAAACATCCCTACCCAGTGAGGGGTTAACATGTGGAATGCATAGCTGCATTGTTATGAAAGCTACCCAAACATGGGGTTAAAGGAAGAAGTGTGGGAGTGGCTTGGGTGGAGTATGAAGACCAACGTTGAACTTTTGAGCCAAGTAGCGTAGTTTACTGCAGTAATTGTTGTAATAAAATATAAACTTGTGTTAAAATAACATGGGTTGCTTTAGTCTTTGTGCCACAGAACAATATATTTTTGGTTTAGAACACCAACAGAAAATAACAGTGAAAACGATTGCAAGTCTGGAGACAGTGTTTAGGAGCAAAAACAGGGATTTGAGGTTTATACTTTGGAAATATGCTGTTTAATGAGGGATCTCAGCAAAGTGTCTGATAGAATAAATTATTGGGAGAAAAAGGCCTGTGCAGGAggcaaaaatgaaacaaaaaaagacaTCAGAACACATCAGGAAAATTATATTTCTCACATGTCTGGAATGATCCACTGTCAACAAGAGAAAATCAGGCTCAGAAATATTCAGATTCAGATCAGTTAATTGTCTTATATACcagtgtgcaatgaaattccttgttcatatgAAGATCACAGAGTAACCAATATACATGCAGAAATGACAAATACAAGCATAAATACAATGATAAATGTAACAGAATAGTTTGAGATTGTAGTGAAACCCAAAGTAGTGCAAAAACATATTAAATAATGAAATAAGTGAATGAGATAGAATTAAGGGCAGGAGTATGTGGTAACACCTTCGGGAAGGGGGTGTGAAAGGGTGTTTGGTTCAGGAATCTGTTAGCAGTGGGGAAGCAGATATTCTTAAATTGGACATCTGAGGTTTCAAGCTCCTGCACTTTCACCCAGAAAATGGAAGAGAGAAaatggaatgaccagggtgacagGCATCCCTGATGATACTtccagccagccttcctgatgcaatgaaCCGTGAAGAAGGGTTGGATGGAAAGAAGTGAAGAGGCTTTGTTgagctgggctgtgttcaccactcttcaTCTTGGGACAGTCAGGAGCAGAGCAGATGCCATACCGGGCTGAGctgcatcccatcagaataccTTTTACAGCGGATGTGTAGAAGTTCAGGAGAATCCTCATGGATATGTTGAATCTTCTCTGACACCTAAGAAAGTAAATGTATTGATGCCTTTTTACTTAGAACCTCATCAATATCAATATGTTGCTGTTGATAGATGCCAAGGAACCTGAAGTTGTCAACCATTTACACAGTAGCTCTGTTGATgaggttcactggaatttagggcgAGAggagatattatagaaacatatcaaattcttgagggattggacaggctagatgcaggaaaaattgttcccgatgttgggggagtccagaaccgggggtcacagtttaagaataaggggtaggccatttaggactgagatgaggaaaaatgttttcacccagagagttgtgaatcagtggaattctctgccacagaaggcagtagaggccaattcactggatgttttcaagagttagatttagctcttagggctaacggaatcaagggatatggggaaaaggctggaacggggtactgattttggatgatcagccatgaatggaggtgctggctcgaagggccgaatggcctatttccgcacctattttccatgtttctatgacagagTAGTGTTCATCCCTGTGCTTCCTTGGGTTAACACccaactctttcatcttgctgatgtTAAGGGATAGATTGCTATACTAGTACTTTGACACAATGTTCTTGATCTTGTTTCTGTGTTTCATCATTGTTGTTGACCCAGCCTATAACAATGGTATCATTGGTGAATTTGACGAACCAGGTGTGATTGCACTTGGCCACACAGTCCAGGGTGTGCGGGAGACTCAATTCTGAGAGGCACGAGTGATGAGGACCAAGATGGAGGAAATATTAGCAATTGTGACCGACAGTAATCTGCCAGTCAGGAAGTCCAGAAGCTTGTTTCAGATGCAGGCCCCAAGGACAAAGTTCAGAAGTTTAGGGATGAGTTTATTcggtattatggtgttgaaggctgagctgcgGAAAATAAATAGCATCCTGACATAGTTGTTCTGTGATGGATGAGTTCTTGTACCATAGAGATGGGACAtgaatcacaatttttttttcctcatgtaCCACAGCAAAATGTCATCCTACTTGCTGAATTGACAAGAGATCGTACACCACGATTCAAATTTGAGAACTGAGCTTCTTTAAATTTTCCAACTTTTCCGCTTTTTCTGCAGTAAGGAGCATTTTATGAAAAAAAAGTGCCTGTGAGGTATTTATGTTTATGTGGCCTTTTCTTCCTCGAAATTGTTCATTGTAAAATTGTGTGTGCTTCTGGGATACTGTAATTGTGTGGGAAATATTGCAAAACTGAACTCAACCACGATTCAGAGACTCACACCACACCAATTAAGAtgagggactgcagctatttcttTTCAAAGCCAAATCTCGGGGTACAATGGGGTTTttagtctagtcaagtcaagtcaattttattcgtatagcacatttaaaaacaacccacgttgaccaaagtgctgtacatcagttcaggtactaagaaaacaaacatacaatggcacacaaacataacagcacatacataaacagttcacagcgccccctcagagggcctcaaacgtgagggggtagaaataggttttgagcctggacttaaaggagtcgatggagggggcggttctgatggggagagggatgctgttccacagtctcggagctgcaaccgcaaaagcgcggtcacccctgagcataagcctagaccgcgggatagtgagtagcctcaaatcggccgacctgagggacctggagatagagtggtgggttagaagatttttgatatgaggGGGgccagcccgtttagggctttgtatgtgaataggaggagcaccTATGTGGCAAAATTTAGCATTAAATTCACGGTCCTCCTAAACTCTACATACCAGATAGAGTGGTTGTCTTCAGAGGTGGAATGTTTCTTGTAATCATTTGACCTTGCTTGCAAGAAGTTTTtaagtaacattttttttttcaatttggcTGCCTCAAGTGTCAGCGACGTATCAGTGAACAAACATTGATCATATCAGTGTTTTCCATGTTATTTACTCTCATGTTAATGGTAACTATTACAAGGAGTTGTGGGTTGTAATGCTTTGTACATACAGATCGGTCTGTTTAGTGTCCATGATTTCCTGAAAATAGAGAAATGGGCTATTAACTTTGTACATGTTTCGATGCTTGCTCAACTCAATAATGAAAAAATAAAGTGACTTCACAACCTAATCTTATCAAAAAGCAGTTATATTTTCTATGTGTATTGGCATTGATATTAATAATGATTAAGAAAATTTCTCACTTCACACTGAGCCATGGAATCACACATTTTCCAGTTATTTTCATCTGCAAGGATTGGACCAAAATGGGATTCTATTGCACTACATCCATGTATGTATTATCCTGCAGTTAATAAGTCCAATTGAAGATCTTTGAGACTTTAGAGTGACCAACAAACTTATTAAACATAATAGATGTgacataataatcctaaaggaagagattttaccttttattctaacccacatgggagttattcgagaatagactttttttgtgtgtcaaaacaacagatacataaagtcagggactgcagtatagaatccataactataagtgaccacgcccctgtcatactatccattgagatgggcagggaatccttctttaagtactggagacttaatgtgtcaatcctatcagatgaaaaggttgtcaaagaactaaaactaaacttaaaggaatattttcaaataaatgacaatggcgaggtctcaccatcgacattatgggagggaggaaaagcagtcatgagagggaaaataatagagataacttccagattgaaaaaaacccgaatggaaaggcaaggaaagctagaaagtaaaatcagagagttggagttagaacataaaagaacaagaaacaactctattctcgtcgaattaaaaaaaatgagacaagagttagacgaacttttaacatataaagcagaaggagctcttcgttttataaatcaaagatattatgagatgggtaacagagcaagccggt
The genomic region above belongs to Rhinoraja longicauda isolate Sanriku21f chromosome 13, sRhiLon1.1, whole genome shotgun sequence and contains:
- the LOC144599141 gene encoding EEF1A lysine methyltransferase 3-like, yielding METESYTDPANSYILERNYEFCGHKVWISQSADSMFASSSFIWDAGLALCQYFEKQRIIFSGMKVIELGAGTGIVGILAVLLGGDVTITDRPNVLKQIEHNVSASIPASCRNRVNIRALSWGLDHTQFPTDYDFILGGEIVYFAKTYPLLLKTLQHLSSERTIIYLASKMWQDFQINSFYEEILPKHFNCQLVNRNEEDDINVYKVTKKIPSSGDQPVT